A segment of the Manihot esculenta cultivar AM560-2 chromosome 13, M.esculenta_v8, whole genome shotgun sequence genome:
GGATATACACTTTTGAAAAGGTACTAGTATCACTCAAGCCACAAATACAAAGCACAGAAACTAAAAAGCTGCTAAATTCTAAATATAATTACATTCAATTCCCCTGGATATTTCCCACAAGCAAAAAAATCCTTTTAATTGCAGCAACTCCTCGGGTTAACTGGGCAAATTGGCAAACTTTCAGATTTGCAGGTTGGGGCGTGGTTAAGTTCCTATTTGAGATGGCCGGTGGCCAAGAATCTCAATCAGAAATATCATGAATATAGTTAAAACATGTCAACATTCAACACAGAGCAAAATTCTACTCATTTTCCTACTTTGACCTCCCCCCTTACCAAATCTCTCTTGttctgaaggaaaaaaaaaaactttacacAATAAAAATACTAGAACAAGACCATACATGGAAGTTATTACATTGAAATCAGAATACgttacatttaaatatttatatatcctCCAGTGAGAAGGGTAACAAAACTTCTTCAAAGAGGCCAGTGCTATCAATGGAAAGCTGAAAATAATTCTTGATGATTCATGTTTTcaccataaaataataataataataataataacatcccTCACCTTTGCATTTGAAGAAGCAGAAGACCCTCCGCCCATAGTTTGTTGAGTAATTCCATGCTTATGGATCTCCATGTGTAGCTCTGGTGCCTGACAATAAATGaccaatatataatattttcaaatatataattatgaatattaatCCCTCTCGGTTGATGTATTATGTTCAGGTGCAgaattacaatataaaaaattacaggTTCAGGCGTTTAGATAAGCTTTTGAAGGAAAATTACCCCTCTGTACTCTTTAATAATTTGAATTCTGTGAAAAGGCATGTACCAATCATTATTTTTTGAGTATCAATCTTGAAATTTGGACAAACATTCAAATAGACATCAACACATCAACCAATTGGAGAAGTAATGTCTCAATTGATATCCTTGTACTTTAGTGATTTTTTCCCATGAATATTGCAAATTATATCAGCCTTCTGTTGCGAAggtaacttaaaaaattaacacCTCCGATAGTAAAAAAATGTGCACAAAACTGCATTCCCCTAGGTCTTAAAGATCTTATGGCTTCACAGCCACAACATGCAAAAGCAATTTGGAAGGACAGGAGAAAGCAAGCAAAAGCAATTTGGAAGAGAGAGGATAAAACTGCAATAATACCTTTGCAGTGACTTCTAGAGACTTGCGATAGAGATCGTTACTGGGTTCCTACATTGATTAAATTGCACTCTTAAGCTTCTTTTGGAAACCtagaaatcaaattaaaatattacccTGAAAACATAAATAGATTACCTCATCTACTGCTTGTTGAAAGTAATTAGAAGCTTTATCAAAATACCCTTTGGCCTCAGAAAGGTCAGGAGTCAGAAATGCATATGAAGTGTTTGCATTTCCTATATACCATAGGGTGTCAGCCTTAGCAGGATTTATCACCAAAGCCTCCTCAAACTTGGAAATGGCATCTATAGAGTTAATATCCACTCCATCAGCGTCATTCAACAAGTAACAGAGTTCTAAAAATTGCTATTTCTGATCATAACTATAAATACCATTCAACATCTTTTTTGCGTCTGGAAGACTCTGAAATTGAGACAGTTCAATCAAAGCTCCGCCCCACTTAGTCAGATTCTGCACAGATAACCATTTTAAGCAACAATTAACTAAACCTCCCATGATAATATGGttgtataaaattatataaatatatatatatatatatatatataaaagagaaaaatcagATTGGTTGAACAAAACTATTCTGTAATGAACTCAGCAagtgtgtgagagagagagtaAAATGGTTGCTATAGAATACATAGGTAGTAAAGGATGGAGATACGAACATCAGCATCAAGAGGATAATTAGCGTAGGTAGCTTCAGCGGATTTTCGAGTATGCTCAAACATCAGGAGCCGATCGAAGTCGTCTTGCGAGAACTCCATTCTCTGTCGTGAGCTCTAGGGTTTTTAGTTAATAACACGGGGAAACAGAGAGAGCTACAGGGAGCCGAAAGGATGCGACGACTGGAAGCGGTGACGGCTGAAGAAACAGCGTCGCTATGCTTATGTACAAGTCATGTGAAGCTAACGAGTGTGAACGCCAAGAGGTTTCCAAACTTCCATTCTCTCGCACGGgattttacaattttatcaGATTTCAAGGATTATGTTAAATTGaagtataattaaatttaatttttattctaaaaaaataatttaatatatttgtaattttaaactATCATTATTGAAGACAATTTTTTTAACATATGCAGTATTAAATGTATTTTCTTTATTAGATAGTctctttatttcataatttttattatttttcgatttatattaaaaaaaatacatttatatatatataatgagacTAAAATGACATAATATTTACACGTAACGatataatatttatgtttaataaaaataaaatatatatttaacaaatttaaattaacaatataaagtcttaaattatttataatttaactaaaattaaaattaataaaaatataattttaatttattaaatttgtatttagatagaacaataaaaatttaaaatttaaaaatttttttaatcaagagACTAAACATAATAgtatactaaaaataaattcatattattctactcataaaaattaaaatttgagaaaaGCAACGGTTGACgtgtaatttttaaatcaagTGTGAAGGCGAGATAAAATTCAAAACGAGATATGGTAGACTGTCAAGGACCAAATCATTGCATATCAACCGAGGAAGCAAACGAGAACATCACGTTTTCGCTCCTTTTACTGATTTTGTGTAGGATAAGAAGAGGCTTGCAAATTAAGGATCGCCTGCTCTTCATCTAACATCGTCCTGctactaaattacagtttacaaGGTTTCATATCACTAGGATTTGGGCCTCACCAGTCACCACATGCTCTAAAATAGAGATGGGTTGTAGCCCACGAAGAGTTTAAAATTTGCTTGCTTGGTGCCCCCAGTTAATTAGCTGACGTGTTTGAAAAGAATGCTGACGCTTATGGTTAGAAGAGAACCAAAACCCACATCGTTTAGTTATGTCTAATATTTACACTTTATATATCAGCATAGAAGCGTCCCTTCGGGGACATCCGATAAAATTGGAACGATACAGAGAAGATTAGCATGGCCCCTGCGCAAGGATGACACGCACAAATCGAGAAATGGtccaaatttttttttcccaaaaatCTTTATGAATCTCTGGTTCAATGTCTTCCTTCTTGTTTTATCTTCTGTGAATTTAATTTTCCAAGGCTCAATCGAGCTCTGGTTCAATAAGCTACTTGAATCGCATATAGACAGGTTTTGATATTGTGatatttctttttcctcttttcttaTATGATTTTAGTTTCCCACCCCTCAATCGAGTCTGCTTAGATTAACTGATGGAATGGCATTACAGGTCGTGCTATTTGGTCTTTTGCAGAAAACGTTTAGACTGTCTTTTTCCCTATATTATTAgcactatcattattattaggGTAATTCCCAGTCGTCATGAGAGGAGATATCTTGGATTTTTGTGGTCTATGAACTCCTAAAACAATGGCCTGCAGCATGAAGAGCctctgtttcttttttttttttttttgtcgaatgttttttcttattttattatcatttccAAGGGAAGTTCTTATCCTGCAGTAGCAACTAGCAATAGTAACTAGTAAGTGCCATAAAACTATAGTGGAGAACTCAGTACTCTAGCTCCTCCAAAAGCAATGCATATTAGCACTctgtatgtgtgtgtgtgtgattcTAACTGGGATTTGAAAACTCTATAGAGAATTGAGATCACCTGGCCATCTTTTCCTGATTTTCCTGTAGAAGAATATCATTGACGTTAAATAGTACTGGATGAATGTTCCAACTAGTTTTATGGTTGGTCAGTATCTTTGATACTTGTAGTTTTTCAAGCCAACTGCATGGTTGTATTCATAAGCTGTCCCTGAGTGCAATTGCCTGTAAGCATTTTTAGAGAAAACTGGGAAATCTGGATTCTGGAGGTCCTGGAGTAGTCTGTTTACAGGTCCTGGAGTAGCATTTCTATGCTTTCACAGCATTCCCAGTATAGGGCCTTGAAATTCCATGGATCTCTGTAATCTCATGGGTTCTTAGATTCTTGGGCCATGTTTCTTATTTTATCCAAGACTTGCCAATGGTCAATAGGAAAGTAAATTTTACTGCCATTTTAGATAGTATTAGACTTGATTCTACACCCATATTTTAATCCCTAGACAAAGATGATTTTTATTGCTTAACATATATCTGGGAAACTATAGGGAATTCTAAAATATGGACAATACCAGCTATATGACGTTAATGTAGCTACTTTAGACAAGTAAAGTCCCCTTGGGCACCATGAGACTCCATTGCTTCTTTGGCTTTGACCGAGGGAAGCAAAACTTTTTTCACTTAAATTTGAACCTGCCTTAACCGTTACAGAAATATGCTGAGTTGAAACAGTGCCTTTGCTTCGTAGGATAAAATTCTGAATGATTTTTCGTACTTGAGCCAGTAGTTAAAGGTCTCTAGTAGCTTTTAGCATTCTTCTTTATGAATTCTAGATTATACAGAGTCCTTTGAGAGTGCAAGTATGATTATCCTTTGAGAGTGCAAGTATGATTAAAATGCCAAGATGGATAATTTGACATTGTCACTTTCTACTCAGTAGTGTGTTTAGTCTATGTATTTTTGTCCCTTTGATGGACCATCATCAGAGTGAAAATTTAAGTTGTTCTGTTTCTTCATCCGCTAAAATCCCTTGGTTTTATTTCTTGACAAATACGTTTATCTTCAAATCTGCCATTCACTAGCAAGTAGTGTGCACTTTTGCATGTTAAATCaattgttaatttatatttcgaGGTACTGCATCCCATAACCATCTCTTGGCAATGGTCTTTTCTGTAATGGGATATAGAAATAGACTACGTTTGGCAATGGTTTTCAACTAGTGCAGCCTGAAAAAGCCTAGACTATGTTTGGTTAACTTGCTAAAGTTGCTTTCTGTTTTTTACAATAGCAAAAAGCAACTTTAGTAAACAAACCAAATTGTATAGTAGATAGTTTCTATTAAAATAGAAGTGcattagaagaagaagaagaagaagaaacttTAGTAAACAAGCCAAATTGTATAGTAGATAGTTTCTATTAAAATAGAAGTGcattagaagaagaagaagattttcTCTTGTCAGGACTAAGCATGGATAATAGTAGCTAGTTTCTATTAAAATAGCAGTGcattagaagaagaagaagaagaagaagaataaacaTGGATAATAGTAGCTAGTTTCTATCAAAATAGAAGTGcattagaagaagaagaagaagattttcTCTGTCAGGACTAAACATGGATGATAGTAGCTACTTGACCTTCTGTGTAGCTAAATTATGTGTTGTGCAATGAGAAACACAACTAAACAAGTCCCTTTTGGCAACATAAGACTTCATCACTTCGTCGGCTTTGATTGAGGCAAACAAAACTCTTGTGACTTAATTTTGAACCTGTCTTAACTGTTACTGAGAGATATTTAGTTGAACAGTGCCTTTGCTTTGTAGAGTAAAATTCTGAATGATTTTTCATACTTGAGCCAGCAGTTCAAAGTATCCAGTAGACTTGTAAGCATTCCTCTTTATGAATCCTAGAGTATAAAAAGAGTCCTTTGAGAGTGCAAGGATGATTAGAATGCCAAGAGGCTATATCACTAGCCCAACCGCTGTTTTACCTTGTGGGACTGACTACTGAATAGCATGTTGAGTCTATTTATTTGACCGTCCCTATTATGATGAACCATTGCGGGGGTGGGAATTTAAGTTGATCAGTTTCTTCATAAACTAAAATCAACGAAATTTAACGCACCGATATTGGAGTCTTCTTCAAACTATCTTCAGTAGAAGTTAATTGAATCAAGGAAAAAAATCCACTAGTTTTAGTTTTTGACAAATACTGGCATCTCCAAATCCGTCGTTCAGCTGCAAGTTGTGTACATTTTGGCATGTTAAAATCAATAGTATAGTTTATTTGTCGAAGGCGATACAGTTGCCTCCATTTCTGTCTCCCGTTAATTGTCTTCTCCTGTAGATCTGTAATCCTCTTTTTCTTTAACACGAAAAGGTTTCGGAGAAGAATTGATAGGTCATGAgggaaatcaaactttttacaATGCAGAAAAGTTTTGTCAATTATGCATTTGCACTTTTCTTTAGATTATAATTTACTCGTTAACtgtctaataaaataaaacttgtcaattgtaaaaataaattatattatactcATTGCGTTTTCTTGAACAACAAAACAAAATGGAGGTAGCTAACCCAATACGGAAAACTATTAGTATGACGAAAAGAGAAATATCTCAGAACAATTAACTAGAAATTAAAACAGACGAACAAGCTGTCCAATTCAACCAAGTAACCTGCTCATTTATGAAGAGCCAccaaaatctctcaaatttaaaaaaaaaaaaaagaaaaagatgaacATCGGAAAATTGTTCAAGAGCCCGGTTCATATGGCTTGGGACTTCTTAGACTTGCTGGTAGCCAGCTGTGTCTCAGGCTGCAAAACCAAACACATTAATGAATGAGATAATGAAATGATAAACAGCAGCAACAACAACAATCTACGCTTTCTATTCATCATTCTTAGTTTGCCACAAGGAACGAGCGACTTACCTCCTTCTTGACCGGTTCTTCCTTCTCGGACAAAATCAACTCAATGTGGCAAGGGCTAGACATGTAAGCTGCAAAAGACAACAACTTCACATCAATATAAGTAAAACAaggaaatataaattatatcagAGTTTGAATCAAAACTTACGATTAATTCTTCCATGAGCCCTGTAGGTTCGGCGCCTCTGCTTCTGTGCCTGATTCACTTGGATGTGAGAAACGAAGAGGGCATCGACATCCAAGCCTTTGACCTTTATAAAAGAGAATCAAGTTATTCACAGCTGCAAGCAAGAAGAGCACAATACTACTGAGGCAGAATGTGAAGTTCAAGTAGATACCTCAGCATTACTCTCAGCATTCTTGAGCAAGTCTAGTATGAACTTGGCGGATTTAACAGGCCACCTTCCTTGCCCATTTGAGTGTCTGTTCTTCGCCTGAGCAGTACGTCCCACACCACGACAGAAACGTCGGAAAGGTATAGCTTGTTTGTGAGCCATAACATCTTCCAAATACCTCTTGGCCTTTGCCAAAGGTAACTTCCTCAAGGCATGGGCTGTCTCTCTTGTATTCTATGAAAAAAATGAACTGGTCAATGTCAAGATTGCCAAAtaaggagaaaagaaaatcaGCTTAAACATTACTCATAGACAAAGCCAACAAAGAGGACAGCGTAACAGGTTTTCGCAGTTAGCCAAGAGGCAATAGAATCCCACCTTTTTGTTCATGTTAAAACTAAAATGGGAAAAAACAGTTTCCACTTTTACATTAGCTTTGTCAACCATGAACAGTTGCTGTTGATTTACTATAGACCAAAAGACATTTTGACTTCATTGAAACGTAATAAGCTCACAATACATCAAACTTAGGCACAATACATCAAACTTAGGCAAAATATGCATTCAAAGACCAACAGAGGGAAAAAAATGTGAAACAGAGATTTAATCTTAAAACACCAAGTTAACAAAAAGCAAACAATCTCAATCGCCACAATACAAAATCAGATTGAATCAAGTTATTTAGAAACCTGACATAGGATGTAAACACGTGTGTCAAAATGTATCATCATTTACTGAACCTTCAGCCACAAACAGAAAAACAGAGGTTCACCCAATAACAATGGAAGTGATTTTCCTGAAGTTTACGAGAGCCCAGTTCACAAGAGGCAACAAGACCCTGCTTTTTTCATCAGGTTAAAATTAAACTAGAAGCCTTCTCAAACATATGCTGTTGCTTCACTATTAGCAGCAACATATAATCATTCACTGAGCAACAGAGAAAAAAGTTGTGGAACACCGAAACAACTTAACTAGAGATTTCATCTTAAATAACAAGTTAAGAAGTATAAATCAATCTCAATCATGACAATAAGAAATCAAATAGTAACTCTAAATATGCGAATCAATTAAATAGCAACAGGACGGCAGATATAAACAGTTCATTTGTCAAAATGTATCATCATTTACTGAACCTTCAGCCACAAACAGAAAAACAGAGGTTCACCCAATAACAATGGAAGTGATTTTCCTGAAGTTTACGAGAGCCCAGTTCACAAGAGACAACAAGACCCTGCTTTTTTCATCAGGTTAAAATTAAACTAGAAGCCTTCTCAAACATATGCTGTTGCTTTACTATTAGCAGCAACGTATAGTCATTCACCGAGCAACAGAGAAAAAAGTTGTGGACACCAAAACAACTTAACTAGAGATTTCATCTTAAATAACAAGTTAAGTATAAATCAATCTCAATCATGACAATAAGAAATCAAATAGTAACTCTAAATATGCGAAtcaattaaatagcaaaagaacgTCAGATATAAACAGTTCATTTGTCAAAATGTATCATCATTTACTGAACCTTCAGCCACAAACAGAAAAACAGAGGTTCACCCAATAACAATGAAGGTGATTTCCCTGAAGTTTACGAGAGACCTGTTCACATGGGCAACAGGCCCCTGCTTTTTTCATCAGGTTTAAGAAccaaatctttaaaaaaaatcacaaaacaATTATTACTTTTAAGAATCCTACAAAAgcaaaacaaaactaaaattacGCATTCATTCACCTAGTATAACTTCAGTTTAAAATAAAACCAACTAAAAAAGAAGAGATCTGATAATCCTACCTTGAAGTGCACTCTGAGGTCAGAGCCTCTGGCCTTGCAGGCTGTAAAATTGGCACAAACACCATACTAGATCAACAATAAgaaaaattagatttaaaaataGAAGCAGCAGGCATCTCAGGTCCTATACTTACACTTGGTGGAATTTTCAGGCTCTCTGGAGTACTTCACCTGAAAAGAAACAGCGCAGAGAATTTGATTTAAGAGATACAGAGACCCAGATCAATAAAGTATCAAATGGAAATAAGAAGTAGAAGAGTACCATGTTTCTGCCCTAGGGATGTTCAAGATGTGCTTCCTCCAACGAAAGAGAAGAGGCGTTAGCGATCCCCTTTATAAGAAACAAACGATCAAAACCCTAATGCCTGGATATGTGGATTGGgctttttatagaaaaatctTTTACTTTTTGTGGGCCTGGCTTTACGTGGCCTGTTCAAAGAATGTGAAGCCTGCAGAGAAATAGTTTGCGGCTTTTCAGATTGTCTATTTCAGTATCAATTAAACTCTATTcgtcgatttttttttatatatatatatataaagagaaattaaaattttatgtcgagctaaaatttaaaaaatatatatctaaGTAAAacagtattttttatatttattcatgTCATcagagataaaataatttttatcataattaatttacaaatagattaacataaaataaaataacaacggtgaatttttttattacatttaaatGCTTCTCCAATTTAAAATATCATGATAAACaagtcaataaaaaaatttatccaaTAATTGAAGCTTATAATAGATTGAATTTTGATGATTATGGAATTAAGTgttattacaaataaaaaaggTTAGGTTGATTTCTATgttaaaaacttattagttggtcttatagttttaaaaaatatattaaaacgtatctaatattttaaaaaatctactaattaatcacTCTATTAGTTTTATCcgttaaatattgtaaaaaagtaTAGAATGTTCTTGATATGCAAggattaattagtaaacttttaaaaaatttgagatattaattaataaattttttaaaatcatagaaactaaataataaaatatttaatatcaaaattaataaaaaaactaatcaataaactttttaaaatattagagatattttaatatattttttaaaattaataaactaattaataagtttatcatatcataaaaactaaataattatttatatatatatatatatatatatatatatacgcttcttgcttttattttattgtttaatgtAATTTTCCTTACTCTTCGTCTAATATCGTGTTTATGACTTTTTTTTGCAGCCTGGAAGGCCAGGGGCTCTGAGCTCAAAGTGCATTTCAAGTATGTTATGTGATCttctatttaaattcaaattgtcTAGTTTTATAGTTATTGTTGTGTTCTTAATACTACGGGAATGGTTAGTATTCAATTTAAACTGGAGTTTAATCtacttaatttataaatttaatttgattttaatttttaaaaaatttaattattttaatttaacttcATTTTgagtagaaaataaataaaaaaattgaatcaaaatgattatttattaatattatatatttttttaataatataaaaagattagatttttaaataatattaaaatacttaaattgaataaaaaaaatttattacaaaattctattaattgattttaatttattcaatttaaatcaattttaaattgaatcaactGTGCATGTTGTCTTTTGCCGCTTATGTGTCCAGCAGCCCTTATCCCTTTGAGTTGATTTTGTCCGAGAAGAATGTACCAATCAATTAAGAAGGAACATAAAGCATAGTTCATTAGTTCGTTGCcgtttattattttattgtctCATCTCGTATGTTTGGTTTTGCAGCTGACTGGCACCAAATCTAACAAGTCTTAAGCTATACGAAGTGGGGCTTCTTCTTGAGCACTCTCTAATATTCATCTTGTCTTGAATTTGAGAGTGTTTTATGACACTTCATTTAAAACGAGGAGTTATTTAGATAAAgacttattttctattaattatttattatatgatataataatattaagaataCTAACACTTACCCTTATAGGATATATTTATTCTTATTCACATTTGCATGTGGAAAGATTATTTTGACCGACTGCATACCACTTTGCGATGATTCTACATGATAGCATGTATCAGGTAAATCTAAataagttgaagaacaatctccAGAgggattttaataaatattttctaattcaTGTCCTAAAATTCAGTAAGGGATAGACTTAAggtatattttgataaatttaatcTAATGTCTCTCCCTTATTTCCTTTATTCTTGTTTCCTTTTATCGTCTAATAACACGTAACCATCGTCTTGCGTTTGTACCCTTCTGCCACAGTCATACTGGCTGTATATACAAATATACTATATCATTTTCCATTGTcaaacgaccatttaattccatCCGGCACTGTTTGTACATGATTTCGGACGTCACGAGGTTTATTATCTCACGGGCCAAAGGGATAAACGGAGTCAGGCCTTCCGTGTGTAGGCTGAGCCCAGTCCAACTCATCAATGCGAGTTCTGAGCTTATACATGAGGCAAGCCTGATTGTTGAATCTTAATAGAGTTAAGACTTGATCTTTCCAGTACAGGTTTAGCCTAAGCCGGAGTGTCCAGGGCCCAACTATCATCACTGACGATAGAGAAAAAAcaatatcaaaaaaatattaaaaaaaaaacatgcagCTTATGCAtacatcaataaaaaaaaatgtaaattctgtatatatcaaaataaaaaaaaaagcatgaaGCTTCTACATGCATCAGACAACAAATTAATTAACTAGCAATTTCTTCTAAAACTGCCTTCATCTCAATTTTATTGACAGAAACAACATCTTTATTTCTATAAAATTGAGTCATGAAAATACTAATGCTTGCATCTTCTTGGTCGGTTAAAACTCCTAATAGGTTCAATGTAAAGACACTGATCCTCTTCCTTGTAAATGGATATATTCGTAGCAAATAACAAAACAACTGTAAAAACAGTACAAAAAGAAGTTGAGCAGCAATATCAAATAAAACCGCAGGAGCGGCACAAAGAGAAAAGCATGGTAAGGCAACAACAATGCACAATAAGGGATAGCAAGAATTTCAGAAGTTCAGCCAATTCAATACCGAGTAAAACCACAACAACGACACAAAGGGAAAAGCAGGGCAGGACAATAGCACTGCACAATAAGGGATAAGAAGTCAGCATGAATCTCAGAAGGAACAGTCAGAAGACAATATGGAAAGACAGGAAAAGAAAACAGAAAGACTATAAAAGGCCAACTTGAAAGACAACCATGCAAACAAACTATTTATAGGCAAAACGAAGCCTGCAAACTTCAAATCGTTTAGAAAATCCTGCAAAGAGAGTGATATCTCACCAAATCTAGCAAAACAATTAATGAAGTGTAGAGCATAATATTT
Coding sequences within it:
- the LOC110630050 gene encoding mitochondrial import receptor subunit TOM20 isoform X1; amino-acid sequence: MEFSQDDFDRLLMFEHTRKSAEATYANYPLDADNLTKWGGALIELSQFQSLPDAKKMLNDAISKFEEALVINPAKADTLWYIGNANTSYAFLTPDLSEAKGYFDKASNYFQQAVDEEPSNDLYRKSLEVTAKAPELHMEIHKHGITQQTMGGGSSASSNAKMIMGLYISRRQWRSNSRIIFAATGPPLSLNGMKCWIKLSNSQWPHFH
- the LOC110630050 gene encoding mitochondrial import receptor subunit TOM20 isoform X3; the protein is MEFSQDDFDRLLMFEHTRKSAEATYANYPLDADNLTKWGGALIELSQFQSLPDAKKMLNDAISKFEEALVINPAKADTLWYIGNANTSYAFLTPDLSEAKGYFDKASNYFQQAVDEEPSNDLYRKSLEVTAKAPELHMEIHKHGITQQTMGGGSSASSNAKVHHFLLME
- the LOC110630050 gene encoding mitochondrial import receptor subunit TOM20 isoform X2, with protein sequence MEFSQDDFDRLLMFEHTRKSAEATYANYPLDADNLTKWGGALIELSQFQSLPDAKKMLNDAISKFEEALVINPAKADTLWYIGNANTSYAFLTPDLSEAKGYFDKASNYFQQAVDEEPSNDLYRKSLEVTAKAPELHMEIHKHGITQQTMGGGSSASSNAKVSKKNKKSSDFKYDIFGWIILAVGIVAWVGMAKSHVPPPPR
- the LOC110630349 gene encoding 60S ribosomal protein L17-2, giving the protein MVKYSREPENSTKSCKARGSDLRVHFKNTRETAHALRKLPLAKAKRYLEDVMAHKQAIPFRRFCRGVGRTAQAKNRHSNGQGRWPVKSAKFILDLLKNAESNAEVKGLDVDALFVSHIQVNQAQKQRRRTYRAHGRINPYMSSPCHIELILSEKEEPVKKEPETQLATSKSKKSQAI